The nucleotide sequence GGCTGACCGAGCAATCTCGTGGCGACGCCAGCGCATAAGGATACGACGATACCCGACGGCGCGCCTTGCTGCTTCAACCCATCCTCCAGCCCTGGAGTTGCAGAGCGCGAAGGAAGAAGACGAAGATGGAGAAGGAGGAGGAGGAGATGGGTTTTACAGCAGAGGTTTACGAAATTTATGGAGGAACGGAAGGGTTTTAGAGCCTCCGGTTCGGTTCGACCGGTTGGACGTGGACCAAGCCCAGGCCCAGGACCAGGCCCAATAACGACAAGCCCGGCCCATAAACAATTCCTGGAGTGACCACCAAGCCAATGAATCCTGCGCTTTCTTTAACCTTTCCCCTCTCACTCAGGCCTCCATTTTTCAGCTGGAAGATCTCCCATTCCTGCGAAGCTCGACGCTGCTCACCGGATCGATACGCCCGCCGGATCGCCGATGTCGGTAAGTACCGATCGCGTTGAATGTTGTCGATcgactgattgattgattgattgattgattgatggaTTGGTTCGTCGGGACGGTGCGCGACGCCGGTGCTGCAGATCTTCGAGTACAACGGGAGTGCCCTAATCGCCATGGTGGGCAAGAACTGCTTCGCCATCGCCAGCGACCGCAGGCTCGGCGTGCAGCTCCAGACGATCGCCACCGACTTCCAGAAGATTTACAAGGTCCACGACAAGCTCTTCCTCGGCCTCTCCGGGCTCGCCACCGATGCCCAGACTCTGTAAGAGCTGTCGATTTCGTTAAGCTCGGTTTCGGTGTTCGGTCGCTAACTGAATGTAGTATTTTTCTTTTTGGTGTCTGAGGGTTTAGCTGCTTGTGTGATTGACTGAGTCTTGATGGCGTGTGATTTTGAAGGTACCAGAGGCTGGTGTTTAGGCACAAGCTGTATCAGCTTCGGGAAGAGAGGGACATGAAGCCCGAGACGTTTGCCAACCTTGTTTCGTCTATTCTCTACGAGAAAAGGTTAGCTTCAACTCTTAC is from Rutidosis leptorrhynchoides isolate AG116_Rl617_1_P2 unplaced genomic scaffold, CSIRO_AGI_Rlap_v1 contig385, whole genome shotgun sequence and encodes:
- the LOC139883345 gene encoding proteasome subunit beta type-3-A-like — encoded protein: MEKEEEEMGLHFSAGRSPIPAKLDAAHRIDTPAGSPMSIFEYNGSALIAMVGKNCFAIASDRRLGVQLQTIATDFQKIYKVHDKLFLGLSGLATDAQTLYQRLVFRHKLYQLREERDMKPETFANLVSSILYEKRLGPYFCQPVIAGLGDEDKPFICTMDSIGAKELAKDFVVAGTASESLYGACESMFKPDMEPEELFETISQALLSSVDRDCLSGWGGHVYVVTSTEIRERILKGRMD